From one Eulemur rufifrons isolate Redbay chromosome 23, OSU_ERuf_1, whole genome shotgun sequence genomic stretch:
- the CX3CL1 gene encoding fractalkine isoform X2 — MAPMTLSWLLRVAVLCHLTVLLAGTSVHSGQHLGVRKCNITCHKMTSELNVNLLIGYRRNQESCGKRAIILETKRHRYFCADPKETWVQEAMKHLDQASSQAAPDGRSEKQTGPREMYPSAASEPEATVQSRGLEMTPSSQEAHRALGTSPELPMGVSASSGTRFPPTSKARDGGPEDTEISTLAAISTATTWQSSAAYVPGTGLWAEEKTSEVPSTRAPTTRAPTLSHPAPEENAGAEGHAVSEEGQSPRPENSLGPEEMDPVPAHTDAFQDWEPGSMAHVSAVPVSSEATPSREPVASGSWAPKAEEPIHATVDPQRLSVLITPAPDPQAATRRQAVGLLAFLGLLFCLGVAMFAYQSLQGCPRKVAGEMVESLRYVPRSCGSNSYVLVPV; from the exons CCTCTGTGCACTCAGGACAGCACCTCGGTGTGAGGAAATGCAACATCACGTGCCACAAGATGACCTCGGAGTTAAACGTGAATTTACTCATCGGCTATCGACGAAACCAGGAGTCGTGTGGCAAACGCGCCATCAT CTTGGAGACCAAGCGGCACAGATATTTCTGCGCTGACCCAAAGGAGACATGGGTCCAAGAAGCCATGAAGCATCTAGACCAAGCATCTAGCCAGGCTGCTCCTGACGGCAGGTCCGAGAAGCAAACTGGCCCCAGGGAAATGTACCCGTCTGCAGCCTCAGAGCCTGAAGCCACCGTGCAAAGCCGTGGTCTGGAGATGACTCCGTCTTCCCAGGAGGCGCACAGAGCTTTGGGGACTTCCCCAGAGCTGCCAATGGGAGTGTCTGCTTCCTCGGGGACCAGGTTCCCCCCAACTTCAAAGGCTCGGGATGGAGGGCCTGAGGACACCGAAATTTCTACTCTGGCCGCCATCTCCACTGCTACCACCTGGCAGAGTTCCGCAGCCTACGTGCCTGGGACTGGGCTCTGGGCCGAGGAAAAGACCTCTGAG GTCCCCTCCACCCGGGCCCCCACCACCCGGGCCCCCACCCTTTCCCACCCAGCCCCGGAGGAGAATGCTGGGGCTGAAGGCCATGCTGTGAGTGAGGAGGGCCAGAGCCCCCGGCCGGAGAACTCTCTAGGGCCCGAGGAGATGGATCCCGTTCCAGCTCACACGGATGCTTTCCAGGACTGGGAGCCCGGCAGCATGGCCCACGTTTCTGCGGTCCCTGTCTCTTCTGAAGCGACCCCCAGCAGGGAGCCAGTGGCCTCAGGCAGCTGGGCCCCCAAGGCGGAGGAGCCCATCCACGCCACTGTGGACCCGCAGAGGCTGAGCGTCCTTAtcacccctgcccctgacccccAGGCGGCCACGCGGAGGCAGGCGGTGGGGCTGCTGGCCTTCCTTGGCTTGCTCTTCTGCCTGGGGGTGGCCATGTTCGCCTACCAGAGCCTCCAGGGCTGCCCTCGCAAGGTGGCGGGCGAGATGGTGGAGAGCCTCCGCTACGTTCCCCGGAGCTGTGGCAGCAACTCCTACGTCCTGGTGCCAGTGTGA
- the CX3CL1 gene encoding fractalkine isoform X1, translating to MAPMTLSWLLRVAVLCHLTVLLAGQHLGVRKCNITCHKMTSELNVNLLIGYRRNQESCGKRAIILETKRHRYFCADPKETWVQEAMKHLDQASSQAAPDGRSEKQTGPREMYPSAASEPEATVQSRGLEMTPSSQEAHRALGTSPELPMGVSASSGTRFPPTSKARDGGPEDTEISTLAAISTATTWQSSAAYVPGTGLWAEEKTSEVPSTRAPTTRAPTLSHPAPEENAGAEGHAVSEEGQSPRPENSLGPEEMDPVPAHTDAFQDWEPGSMAHVSAVPVSSEATPSREPVASGSWAPKAEEPIHATVDPQRLSVLITPAPDPQAATRRQAVGLLAFLGLLFCLGVAMFAYQSLQGCPRKVAGEMVESLRYVPRSCGSNSYVLVPV from the exons GACAGCACCTCGGTGTGAGGAAATGCAACATCACGTGCCACAAGATGACCTCGGAGTTAAACGTGAATTTACTCATCGGCTATCGACGAAACCAGGAGTCGTGTGGCAAACGCGCCATCAT CTTGGAGACCAAGCGGCACAGATATTTCTGCGCTGACCCAAAGGAGACATGGGTCCAAGAAGCCATGAAGCATCTAGACCAAGCATCTAGCCAGGCTGCTCCTGACGGCAGGTCCGAGAAGCAAACTGGCCCCAGGGAAATGTACCCGTCTGCAGCCTCAGAGCCTGAAGCCACCGTGCAAAGCCGTGGTCTGGAGATGACTCCGTCTTCCCAGGAGGCGCACAGAGCTTTGGGGACTTCCCCAGAGCTGCCAATGGGAGTGTCTGCTTCCTCGGGGACCAGGTTCCCCCCAACTTCAAAGGCTCGGGATGGAGGGCCTGAGGACACCGAAATTTCTACTCTGGCCGCCATCTCCACTGCTACCACCTGGCAGAGTTCCGCAGCCTACGTGCCTGGGACTGGGCTCTGGGCCGAGGAAAAGACCTCTGAG GTCCCCTCCACCCGGGCCCCCACCACCCGGGCCCCCACCCTTTCCCACCCAGCCCCGGAGGAGAATGCTGGGGCTGAAGGCCATGCTGTGAGTGAGGAGGGCCAGAGCCCCCGGCCGGAGAACTCTCTAGGGCCCGAGGAGATGGATCCCGTTCCAGCTCACACGGATGCTTTCCAGGACTGGGAGCCCGGCAGCATGGCCCACGTTTCTGCGGTCCCTGTCTCTTCTGAAGCGACCCCCAGCAGGGAGCCAGTGGCCTCAGGCAGCTGGGCCCCCAAGGCGGAGGAGCCCATCCACGCCACTGTGGACCCGCAGAGGCTGAGCGTCCTTAtcacccctgcccctgacccccAGGCGGCCACGCGGAGGCAGGCGGTGGGGCTGCTGGCCTTCCTTGGCTTGCTCTTCTGCCTGGGGGTGGCCATGTTCGCCTACCAGAGCCTCCAGGGCTGCCCTCGCAAGGTGGCGGGCGAGATGGTGGAGAGCCTCCGCTACGTTCCCCGGAGCTGTGGCAGCAACTCCTACGTCCTGGTGCCAGTGTGA
- the CCL17 gene encoding C-C motif chemokine 17 has protein sequence MAPLQTLLLAALLLGASLQHVHAARGTNVGRECCLEYFRGAIPVRKLVDWYRTSAECTRDAIVLVTVQGRSICSDPGEARVTKAVRHLQKLMKSRGSITQES, from the exons ATGGCCCCCCTGCAGACGCTGCTCCTGGCCGCCCTCCTCCTGGGGGCTTCCCTGCAGCACGTCCACGCAG CCCGAGGGACCAACGTGGGCCGGGAGTGCTGCCTGGAGTACTTCAGGGGGGCGATTCCTGTCCGCAAGCTGGTGGACTGGTACAGGACCTCAGCGGAGTGTACCAGGGACGCCATCGT GCTGGTGACCGTCCAGGGCAGGTCCATCTGTTCGGACCCTGGCGAGGCGAGGGTGACGAAGGCCGTTAGACACCTGCAAAAACTCATGAAGTCACGCGGCTCCATCACCCAGGAGTCCTGA